From the genome of Jeotgalibacillus haloalkalitolerans, one region includes:
- a CDS encoding DUF3231 family protein, with translation MGILSGAPKNEPLHYGEIYGVWSALLTAKSSIAANQTLLNHAGDRELRQLIEEAIKLGQDEARQLEELLIEHQIQVPPSPPARAKASIDQIPDGARFQDPEIAASIQASTGTAMVADSQMIAQCIREDVGLMFAQFHTEKVAFAAKALRLSKEKGWLIPPPLYQVKEMAHQG, from the coding sequence ATGGGAATTTTAAGTGGAGCACCGAAAAATGAACCGTTGCATTATGGTGAAATTTATGGGGTATGGTCTGCGCTTTTAACGGCTAAGTCAAGCATTGCCGCTAATCAGACGCTGTTAAACCATGCCGGTGACCGTGAATTAAGACAGCTGATTGAGGAAGCGATCAAACTGGGTCAGGATGAAGCCCGCCAGCTTGAGGAGCTGCTTATCGAGCATCAGATTCAGGTTCCTCCATCACCACCAGCCCGGGCTAAAGCAAGTATTGACCAGATTCCGGATGGTGCACGTTTTCAGGATCCTGAGATTGCTGCATCCATACAGGCAAGCACTGGTACCGCAATGGTTGCTGACAGTCAGATGATTGCCCAGTGTATCCGCGAAGATGTGGGACTGATGTTTGCACAGTTCCATACAGAAAAAGTGGCATTCGCTGCAAAAGCCCTGCGTCTCAGCAAGGAAAAAGGCTGGCTGATCCCGCCTCCTCTTTATCAGGTTAAAGAGATGGCACATCAGGGATAA
- a CDS encoding HAAS domain-containing protein, producing MPELSKESRRFMDDLRLYLLSSGKNEQEIREIAEEIESHLEEAERNGKPIEQVVGESPKEYMEMISNEMKFDKKAWLKYIPLIIFGAISFSVMGQLIDNLRLSYSYALIGGSVFISFIFILLVFGVFKYTASRQVSKVKEFFLIIIPVFVNLILFGGLIFWDMYSELPGFELGVTASMIVGVLLLGMLIWISVWAKTAVLLVMLSAIHVPELLLRMTQLGLEVKLVTNLLLTYLIIGLYMYYTFKKMKKAEAAAG from the coding sequence GTGCCTGAATTATCAAAGGAAAGCAGAAGGTTTATGGATGACCTTAGACTTTATTTATTGTCGTCAGGTAAGAATGAGCAAGAGATCAGAGAAATCGCTGAAGAAATTGAAAGTCATTTAGAAGAAGCAGAGAGAAACGGTAAGCCGATTGAACAGGTAGTAGGTGAGTCGCCGAAGGAATATATGGAAATGATATCAAATGAAATGAAGTTTGATAAGAAAGCGTGGCTTAAATACATTCCACTGATTATTTTCGGTGCGATTTCGTTTTCAGTTATGGGTCAGCTGATAGACAATTTGAGACTCAGCTACAGCTATGCTTTGATCGGGGGAAGTGTGTTCATCAGTTTTATTTTTATTCTGCTGGTTTTCGGTGTATTTAAGTATACTGCAAGCAGGCAGGTGTCAAAGGTGAAGGAGTTCTTTTTGATTATAATTCCGGTGTTTGTGAACCTGATCTTGTTTGGCGGGTTGATTTTCTGGGATATGTATTCTGAGCTGCCGGGATTTGAGTTAGGTGTGACAGCAAGTATGATTGTCGGTGTGCTTCTTTTGGGGATGCTTATCTGGATTTCAGTCTGGGCGAAAACAGCGGTTCTGCTTGTCATGCTGTCAGCAATTCATGTACCGGAGCTGCTGCTGAGAATGACGCAGCTTGGACTGGAAGTGAAACTGGTTACGAATCTGCTTTTGACTTATCTCATTATTGGGCTTTATATGTATTATACGTTTAAAAAAATGAAGAAGGCTGAAGCTGCTGCAGGCTGA
- a CDS encoding STAS domain-containing protein, whose translation MNQIHTVKFKNFDEAADSILQMMAGILEINTLFIAKNDQQVNEIVKVINKDQQLLKAGEQLPFKDTYCKVSVDHGNELLLIPDITQDEKTKGLAVTQNLGSGSFVGVPIYFENGKNYGTICGLDTKPFDLTEEQMELLETMSSLLSYVLELDGAQKQIDNLSVPIVPITQGVAVLPVIGSINEIRVGRIIELTLNRSQELELEHLIIDLSGIIEVDDLVIGSLLKIVNLLSLLGVHAILTGIRPETALQANQSQIDITKFDVETNLERALMKLGFYLEKK comes from the coding sequence ATGAATCAGATACATACAGTGAAATTTAAAAATTTCGATGAAGCGGCAGATAGCATCCTGCAAATGATGGCCGGTATTCTGGAGATTAATACATTATTTATTGCGAAAAATGATCAGCAGGTCAACGAGATCGTAAAGGTGATTAATAAAGACCAGCAGCTGCTAAAGGCTGGCGAACAACTCCCATTTAAAGATACATATTGCAAAGTCAGCGTGGATCACGGTAACGAATTACTTTTGATCCCTGATATTACACAGGATGAAAAAACAAAAGGGCTTGCTGTCACACAGAATCTCGGCAGTGGAAGCTTTGTTGGGGTTCCGATTTATTTTGAAAATGGTAAAAACTATGGCACCATCTGCGGTCTTGATACGAAACCCTTTGACTTGACTGAGGAACAAATGGAGCTGCTTGAGACGATGAGCTCTCTCCTTTCTTATGTACTTGAGCTTGACGGTGCCCAAAAGCAGATCGACAACTTATCAGTGCCGATTGTACCGATTACACAGGGTGTAGCGGTTCTTCCTGTCATTGGCAGCATCAATGAAATCAGAGTTGGCAGAATCATTGAGCTGACACTTAACAGAAGTCAGGAGCTTGAACTTGAGCACCTGATCATTGATCTCTCCGGCATTATTGAAGTGGATGACCTTGTCATCGGATCTCTTCTTAAAATTGTTAACCTGCTGAGTCTGCTCGGCGTACATGCCATCCTGACCGGCATCCGCCCTGAAACTGCACTCCAGGCAAATCAGTCGCAGATTGATATTACAAAGTTTGATGTTGAAACAAACCTGGAGCGCGCATTGATGAAGCTCGGTTTTTATTTAGAGAAAAAATGA